aactcagacaATCTCATACAGTGCCAACTGTCGCGTTGTCTTTGCCTGCTACATGTGGTTTACATCATAGTttacattgttttcttttatctCAAACACAATGAATGCTCTTTTTAAAGGGTGGGACTCTCTGTAAATAATGAATGTGGGTCTTGATGATTGTATTATTTGCACTTTTGTGTCTATTCATGATCAGGAACGAGAGAAATGATCACAAAGCTCTGAAAGCAACTTGGGAAAATGTCTCGGTGTCATCGTAGTTCTCTATTTATGATCATCATCAgtatattgttgtgttgtgaAGCTACTTCTCCGAGTGGAATGTCACGCTGCTATACTTTTTTGCACAGTCGAGAACAAATCTCGTTTTGCACATCCTTTTCGGTCACGGACCGACAGACGCTGGATCACTGGCCATTCGTCGATGACATTTGCAGCTATGAAACAAGGACAATTAACCTGTGAACGTGAACTGTACTTTGATCAGCTCCTTTTTCCGATCTGACTGGAAATTATTACTCAGTGTGTAGTTGATCTGTGTGACACGCTAATCTTCAACTACACTTCAATTCATTCTGGCTTCTTGTTGATACAGTAAATGGTCAGTGCTTTGATTGTTTATGGTGACCAGGGtggaataaatcattttaaagatTAAGCTTTGCATATTTGTTGTGGTTATTTCACACAATCAACCCAAAAGAGTCATCATGCAACTCTGCATTTTGTGAATTAAATGCAGCCTCCTCCTTTTCTTTGTATATGTGAATGAGAAGAAAGCAGCCGTGTAGCTTCCAGGCTTCCTTCACGTGATTGGCTAGATTCTGCTGCAGTCTCAAAAGTAACTgactccctctctctttcaGGGACTTGTAGGATCTATTTACAGAACAAAATGGAAGCAGGAGAAAGTAGAACGAGgccaatgcaaaaacaaaaccgCTATAATGCAGATTTCAACATGGATTCAGCTTTTTGAACACAGTCGCTTTTACTGAAAGAGATGCTGTGTTTCTTAAAAGCAATTTGGCTCCATTGCAGCAGTATTATCTAACCACAGACTCGCTCCACTATTAGCATTCAGCCCAGGTCTcagcctgtctgtctgtctgtctgccggtttgtccatccgtctgtccgtctgtcgtGCGCTTGCTGCATTCTTCCACTGCGTCTCTATAGAAACGGCGAGAAGTGAATGAGAGGCGGTCAGACCATGAGCTATTCACAGCTCTGAGTGAGGCCAAACGCCTCCGCCATCGACtaacaaataatacaaatacaacTTCGTGATGGCTCAGTAAGAAATTGAGAGATTAGCTCAATGTTGGGAATTGGGAACATTTCTCTATTTCAATTAGCCTATATGTGAAAATAAAGGTGACATTGAGATGATAATCCATGAGGTAACGTAAAGCCCCATCAAAATTAAAGAACATCTTCTACAATCAAACTATTTAAATGTCCATTTCCCAATAAGATAATGTCCCTCATTATCAGAAAAGAGGAAAGAAGATGAACCAATGTAAACAAAGTAAGAGGACACCTCCCAGGGATTATTTCTATTTTGCTATCCTGACGCTAGATAACCTGCCCACTAATCCCTTCAACTCGATTTATGCAGCGTTGACCGGTTTGTTTGAAACCAATAAAGCAAATTGTAATTTAACCCATAAAGctctttttggtttgttttcctTCTCATCATCTAACACCAAATTATGCATAATGTTACCTAACTTCCGTCTCATTTGAATGGAAAGATAGCTTACGCAACATATGCACTGGTTTCTTTTATTCCGCCGACACCACCAATGTGTCCCATGGGGTCTTTTTAATTTGCTGATGAATCACTTTGCAGTGCATGAATTTGCATCCCATTTCATTCTTATGTAAAAGACTAAATCCCAATACGGATTTGAATCCTAAAGGGCCTATATTGATCAAATTTAGGACACttgcgacaaaaaaaaatgtgtttttcattgcCTAAAGTTTGCCCCAAATGTGCAAATAGACTTAGTTATTCTTTGTGAATATCTCTGTCTCACTCCCTGGTGGCCGCAAATCTATTTCAAAGAGGTGTTCTGTTCTAATTAGCTGGCGTTCTCTACGGATGGGAAAGTGACTCATTGAGTGTGAGCTTGACAGAAATCCACGCCAAACCCACGGAAAACGTTTCCTACTATTGCTTTGCCcacggacagaaaaaaaatctcactttCCTTTTATGTAATATGGGAAGTATGATGAcgtaaaaattgtgaatgaaACTATTATGTGAATTTCAACGTCAAAACTGTGTTGTGGGCAGTGTTGTACACATTTTTGTGACTGGCACATCCAGTATTACATAAGATAATTGCTTCTGTGTCTAATGCGATCAAGAGGAGGAGATTTACTAATTGAAAAGCTCACAAATTCAAATGTACATCAATGCTAAGGTAATGGTACTACAAATtgagatgcaaaaaaacatggtaacctgatttttttttaattgtccttATTTTTGTTTGACATACTATCTACATTAAGGAAACTGACGGAAAAGATAAAGCAGAACAAAGAGTGGGAGTAAAATGACTGCTAGCCTGTGTAGTACTTTCTTGTGACATTTTAGGGACATATCTACTCAGATAAACATTCTACCACCAGTTCTTCTATGTTCTTCAAATGCTAAGATTAGGCAGGTTAACTAATGTTACAAGTTTATGTGAGTAACCATCTTAATCAGAGTATTTAGGATATTCATGTCAACATAAAAATAGAACAGAGAGACAATGAAATTAGATTATTACATGTACCACTTCAGGTAAATCGGAGGAGTGTTTTattgtgcttttaaaaatatatatttgtctaGGATGAACACTTTTTGACCATACGAGAATGTGCTATGTGTATTTCACTTTGGATGATAACTGAATCATAGAGACTCTTTAAAGCCACATAAATTGGCTTCCTACAAGATAACCCTGTGCAATAAATAGTCAAGTATAATATCTCTCCTGTTGTGTCTTCTCTGcaagttttttcttcttcttcttctgtctcGAGAGCTCACACTTTTCTTGTGGCTGGTATGGCAAACACCCACAGTGTTATGCAAGGCTACTGATGACGAGTTGCTTAGCAGCAAGGCTTTCGGTGGGATTAgtgatgtagaaaaaaaaagtaccatcTTGCACCTGTTAACTATACTCATTAACCTCTACCTGTAGTAATCTACCAAATTCTTTGTTTTCCACAATGTATTACATGAAGTTTCTCACCTGCTAGTTGTCCACTTGAAGTTGTTATGGTTCAACTATAcggaaaatgtgtgtgtggatgacAAGTGGCCTTTTCAGGGTTAAGCTGTGATTTGCTTGTGCATCCAGGGAAGCTCGATTTAGCACGTCCTGCCTCTGGACGACCTGTTATGCAAGAGAGTTTCTGCTAGTGAAGTTGCAGCGCCACCACTTGTGTGCAAACTGTCATTGCAAATAGGGACGATGGTTTGAGGAAGGTCAAGAAAAGGTCAAGGTTACCTATGAATAGGTGGGGAAAATGTTAATAAAGTTTGAATAAGaactgatggaaaaaaagggaatttaatATTAATGGAAGGCAATAAAACAACAGTAAAAGGaatataaagtttaaaaaaggaTAGAATGAAGTTTCAGTAATACGGAGAATACGTGTAAAATAGatcataaatataataaaatagaaaattaagAGCCAAAAGGGAAGAATAAGAATAACAAAAAGGTCAATTATGAATACAATGACGAAGAATGAAATGTGTAAcatattatattaattttaacAATATGTGGGctatatttggaaaaatatgagTATTAACACTTGGTTGCGAAATGAAAAGCTTCATCTCGTTGCCTTACTTGCTACTTTTAATTGGGTTACGTTTGCCTCTGACCTCTCCTTTTGAGTATTTCTCTTCACAATAATAGGAATGCATTCACATTTGTGTATCCTTATGTAATGTATCTATgctcaaataaaatgaaatgattttgcACAAGGAACGACAGATCAACCATGTATTATTAAAAAACGACCAAACGATGGCGCCAGCGAttcattaaacacaaaaaaagtatcacatttaaaaaaaacattctctttccatttaaaatcatattctaaaaatcattttcttctaAAATGATCAAATGTAGGACATAAATTACCAGTGAAAATCTCATTGAATACCATTAGGTCCATTTCagtgaaaataatatatatgtatatttcagtgaaatggattggacgtttctCATCGTTAATGGCAATGatctttctttaaaatgtgcagGATTTTTTCTAAGTAAAATGACtggttgtcatttttcttccaCGATATGGGGCTGCTACTTTTAACCAGAAGaagtcatgatttttttttttttttggacgtcAAAAATTGAACATCCCCTCTTGTCCTTTGCTTTGGAATCGATCCCAGTTTGCATCCAATGGGACGTCGTCAGTTGTAGTGATTATTGACGTTATTAACGCCACAGCCGATGTGTCCGGGCGAGACGGTAGGAAAGGGCCCGGCCGGCTGCAAGTTGTGGCCCGGATGCGAgtgatggtgatgatggtggtgatgatggtggtggtagAGAGCGGCGGCTGCAGCGGCTTGGGAAGAACCGGTGGCGGCTGCCCAATAGGAGAAGCCCGGTGGAGCGTGCATGCCGGCGGGCGTCATGTGCAGGTTGAGTTTGGAGAAGGGGATCGGTGAGAAGTTGCCCTGGAACTTGTAGAGGGCCTGCTCGGAGCACGAAGCGGGCTGGCATACCTGAGCCAGGCCGTGGAAGTCGAATTTATAAGCGTAGCGCTTGCCGTGCACTTTGGTCATGATGTTTTTGTCGTAGTAGTAGCGCAATGCGCGGCTCAGCTTGTCGTAGTTCATGTTGGGTTTGCTTTTGCGCTCGCCCCAGCGACGAGCCACTTCGTCCGGGTCCAGAAGTTTGAACTCGCCGTTAGTGCCTTCCCAGGCGATGCATGAGGCGTTGCCGGCGTCCGAGAGGAGCTCTAAGAGGAATTGCCACAGCTGGATTTGGCCACTGCCTGCGAAAAAAACAGAGTgcgaaaaaaatctaaaatcagAACAGCAATAATAAGACAAGAAAAGTGTCATCATAGTCATATGTATTCCCGAATGAGGCTTCAACGTAAGCAGGAGAGTCATAATAACACGGAATGGACTGATTTTGAGGATAGGAATGAATAATTTGCCCGGATAAAATCCACAATTGGAATTAATTATTTGGGATAGTGCGCATTTTTCCCATCATAATAATCATCGTGCATTGATTGATATTCAGCATAACAGTAACAACAGGTTGATTATACACTTTGAAAACGAGAATATTTACCATGtgattttatatttaatgttaGAGTAAGAATATATAATATTCGTCATGTGATGATGTGACACTTTTTCATGCAGACGGCCTTCTTTCAATTTAgtattcattttacattttacatgcTTTAATATCGACACCAAAATCAAAATTCAGTGCATATGAAATATCAACCATTTTTCCTTAATCTTATAGTTTGATATTTATACTGCAACTATAATACAATATACTCAACCTTCAATTTAACAAAGAGATGACTATTATATTCATTTACCTTTTACTCTATTTTATAGCCCCTTTTAGTGTTTTACCCAAAACAAAATGAGATATCAGTTAAATTTTATTCAAAGGCATTGTAATTTATAATTCACAACAAAACCTTACCATTACTAGCATTTATAAAGCATCGACATCTTTCTCagccctatttaaaaaatgtcattctttctctgaattaaaaaaaagaaatgtttccaCTATTGCTATAATAAAAGTGGACTTTAATAATGTAGCCACGAGGATGcaaatgttgctgttttttctgctattaCAAAATTATGCAGGAGGGAAAAAACAATTCAAGCTTTGAGTAGTTATTTTGAAGCACACTTCTATATTATTAGGtctgatttaaaaacaactacatggtatttacattttaattcaatattcCATGTCCTCACCTTTTTGAGCTCCAGTATTAATCGGTCCCCAAGAAGCTCCTTTATTCTCCTTCAACAGACTTTCCGTCGGatctaaaatagaaaaaaaccttTAATTTCAGCACAATATCACATTTCTAGAATGGGAAAATCCCAAATAATGTCGTCTGCAGATGTTTTCTCGGCGCTCGCGTATTCCCtgtctgcaaaaaaatcacGAGCGTCAGTCCGGGTGGATTCACTTGCAGGAAACGCGTCCAGGAAAAAGGATTTCCGATTTCCGACAAAAGAAGCCGACAGGCCCTCTTTCCGAGTAGAGAGATGGAGGACGCCCCCCGTCGTGCGTCCGTCCGTCTGCCACCCTCCCTccgaactaaaaaaaaaaaaaaaacaccatttgtgTCCCAAATTGACGCACCTGAGAGATACATGTTGAACACGAGCTTCCCTCCACCGTCTCTTCTCATTGTGCTCACTTGCTGCACAAAAGCCTTGGATTTCATTTGCTTTGGTGCAGGAGGGGAAAAGAGGgggatttttctttcttttttttctttttttttattattaaactttATCTCATAACTCCGATCTGGCCAGTGGACGGATTGAAGTTTCCAAGCAACTGTCACTGGCCCCCCATCTCGGAGACAATATTCAGACAGCAATTTCCTCCACTGCATTGCTTTAATTAAAAGAGCAATTTACCTCTGTCAAGCCCGCCTTGGCAGCcacaataaaagaaagaaaaaaaagaaaaaacaccccccccccccccccaaaccagTTGGGTGATAGAAATTGGGCCCTTATCAATCCGCCATCGCGGTTTAATAAAGTCGGCCCGTTAAGATCTGAGTTTCTATGGTGAATTGAAGTGTTTGACATGGAAACCAGTTCACGTCTTGCTTGATTTTCCGCCTCTTTAGCTCTCGGTAAACAGCAGAGACGGGCCAGGTCGCTTTGGCGGAGGTTATTTGCCTTGAAAAGTACGCTCGGGTGGACGTGAGACAACAAGGATGCGGTTTATAGGGGCCCCGGAGCCTGCTGTCGCGTGCCGATTGAAAGATAGGCTTCCAATATTGTCCAAATCTGGAGAAAAAATCATCATCAAAAAAGGAATACAGGcccaaaatgaattatttattggATTTTCCTCAACCATCATAATGAAAATCAACCTATAGTTTTCAGTGACAGCCAACGAATTAGTGTGCAAATATTGgagtgaaagtttctgaggtaAGAGTTTGCACACAAATCATGGAaactatatgaaaaaaataaaaaatagttaagGTTCTTCAGAAGACATTATGCAACAATGATTGAAAAATGAGATGATTTTTAacacaagtgaaaaaaatgatttaattcctGTAACAATAGATTTGACGTCTttgaccgtcaatggcagcagtaCACATTTTAACACATTATAGCAAAAAATGGGGtgattatttttcaacatttacaaaataatgTATGAGGTAAATATCCAGCAAACCTGGAAAAGTAACAAAAGAGACAAATCTTACTAGTATTGGGAACAACAATTAAGCAGGACAGGACGTCAACAATgaactgaaaatgacaaaaaaacgggctactaataaaaacaaacagaccgGACAACATGGAACACCTGGACAGTAAACCAGTGGGAGCGCTGATTGGCTAAACGGAAATAGCTGAAAAGCAAGATGGAAAGACAGGAACTAAAACCATGGGGAAACAATACAGGACACATTACAAACATAAACCAAAACCAACCCAAATCAGATTGTGATATTCACTGCCAGGCTTCCAAATTTCAATGGCTTGGATATCAATTGCAAATCAGTTAACTCAATGGCTGTCGGCCCCCTTCTAGTACAAATTAGACTTATATCACAGTCAATGGCACAAAACATCATTCAGTgataatgattttaaaaaataacaaataaaaaccttGTACTGTAATAAACcatcattcatgtttttttcacgACACTACAGTTTCACCAATGTGGACAATGTGGAGTAatattgtatgaaaaaaaaaatatatatatacatatatattaatatatttatgttttattattttttgttttgttttcccacTTGCTTTCATACCTAAGGAAGATTTAGAGTGTTCCACCTGCCTACCAGATATATTTTGAGGATTTGGGTGGACGCCAAAGTAcctaaagaaaacccacgcaagctcagggagaacatgcaacctccacacaggaaggtcggaaccCAGCCTAgcttgaaccctcgatctcaaaactgtgagcaacctcacacacacacaatttattCATATATG
Above is a window of Stigmatopora nigra isolate UIUO_SnigA chromosome 11, RoL_Snig_1.1, whole genome shotgun sequence DNA encoding:
- the fev gene encoding protein FEV, translated to MKSKAFVQQVSTMRRDGGGKLVFNMYLSDPTESLLKENKGASWGPINTGAQKGSGQIQLWQFLLELLSDAGNASCIAWEGTNGEFKLLDPDEVARRWGERKSKPNMNYDKLSRALRYYYDKNIMTKVHGKRYAYKFDFHGLAQVCQPASCSEQALYKFQGNFSPIPFSKLNLHMTPAGMHAPPGFSYWAAATGSSQAAAAAALYHHHHHHHHHHHSHPGHNLQPAGPFPTVSPGHIGCGVNNVNNHYN